A window of the Hordeum vulgare subsp. vulgare chromosome 5H, MorexV3_pseudomolecules_assembly, whole genome shotgun sequence genome harbors these coding sequences:
- the LOC123397625 gene encoding cyclin-D3-2-like codes for MAFAALFVDSLYCPEEHHDLFQEPAEDQWPEHQPPVALDDELPALFAVFRGKEEVLLREAGDGYGGDARREAAVGWATRAAARLGFSALTAALAAAYLDRCFLSGGALRLGDQPWMARLAAVACVALAAKVEETRVPVLLDLQLCAAESAGDADVFDAKTVRRMELLVLSALAWRMHPVTPFSFLHPVLVDARLRQCESALLAVMPDCSWPRYRPSAWAAAALLTTAGYGSDDAELLALINAPEDEVTECVKILTGGAAAGFTGIGGDNKRKRAAAGLHSPPQSPSGVIGAAAYFSCESSSSSADSRSGAATAWPGSVSVSSSPEPPGRPLKRATATAMLPPDEESRDAWR; via the exons ATGGCCTTTGCCGCGCTCTTTGTTGACTCGCTGTACTGCCCGGAGGAGCACCACGACCTGTTCCAGGAGCCGGCCGAGGACCAGTGGCCGGAGCACCAGCCGCCGGTGGCTCTTGACGACGAGCTGCCGGCGCTCTTCGCGGTGTTCAGGGGAAAGGAGGAGGTGCTGCTGCGGGAGGCCGGCGACGGGTACGGCGGCGACGCTAGGAGGGAGGCGGCGGTCGGGTGGGCGACGCGCGCGGCCGCCAGGCTGGGCTTCTCCGCCCTCACGGCCGCGCTGGCCGCCGCGTACCTCGACCGCTGCTTCCTCAGCGGCGGTGCGCTGCGGCTCGGGGACCAGCCGTGGATGGCGCGGCTCGCCGCCGTGGCCTGCGTGGCGCTCGCGGCCAAGGTGGAGGAGACGCGGGTGCCCGTGCTCCTCGACCTCCAGCTCTGCGCCGCCGAGAGCGCCGGCGACGCCGACGTCTTCGATGCCAAGACGGTGCGCCGGATGGAGCTCCTTGTTCTCTCCGCGCTCGCTTGGCGGATGCACCCCGTCacgcccttctccttcctccacccCGTCCTCGTCGACGCGCGCCTGCGCCAGTGCGAGAGCGCCCTGCTCGCCGTAATGCCAG ATTGTAGCTGGCCTCGGTACCGCCCGTCGGCGTGGGCCGCGGCGGCATTGCTCACGACGGCCGGCTACGGCAGCGACGACGCCGAGCTCTTGGCGCTCATCAACGCCCCCGAG GACGAGGTGACGGAGTGCGTCAAGATCCTCACcgggggggcggcggccggctTCACGGGCATCGGCGGCGACAATAAGCGTAAGCGCGCGGCAGCGGGGCTGCACTCGCCGCCGCAGAGCCCGAGCGGCGTGATCGGCGCGGCGGCATACTTCAGCTGCGAGAGCTCGTCCAGCAGCGCGGACTCACGGTCCGGCGCCGCCACCGCGTGGCCGGGGTCAGTCTCCGTCTCGTCCTCCCCAGAGCCCCCCGGCCGGCCGCTCAAGCGCGCCACCGCCACAGCGATGCTTCCACCCGACGAGGAGAGCCGCGACGCCTGGCGTTAG